One Carya illinoinensis cultivar Pawnee chromosome 5, C.illinoinensisPawnee_v1, whole genome shotgun sequence genomic window, CCAAAGGCCTCCTAAATGATCCATTATCCactttttaatatgattttataaatttcaacaGACATGTGTTCATGCAATCATACAAATTGTAATGTTTAtcagatttataataaaattgggaAATTTATGACACCACTCCCCTATACTTTTTGGCTTGCTTTCTAAGTTAAGAGCCAATATTTCACTTATGAAAATTTAAGACCCAAGTTCAATAACATTTGAAACTCAAGACCTCAGTCTATTTGCTGTCAATTTCTTGACAGAAATTACGAGTGTAGCAATGCAGTGCTAGGTGTAACAAAAATAATGCTTTACTGTGTTTGCAGGGTGGGGAATCCTCATCCAATGTGCAATGGTGCCTCCCCTATTGTGTTAGCACAGTTGGGGACATCCCTCTGGCATGCAAGTGGGAGGGATCTCCCTCTCCTTGCAGTTGCAGCATTGGGGGCCGTGAGGTGGATGGGATTCTCCCCCTCAGTCCGCCAAGTTGCACCTACCAGCCCTATTGATGGCAATGGAGGATTCTCCgagttttttttcctctttttgttcttttatttatttgtaatgaATGCTTACGTTACAGGTGGCACTATGGCCCATGTCAACAATTTTCACCTACAAAGTCTCAGAGCATTATATGAAGGTCTAGAATTTCAAATGTTATGAAACTCGGGTGTTAAAAGTTCAACCACTGAAAACTGAGGTCTTAACATTAAAAAACCAAAACGCAAAGGTGTTGTTATcataatttctcaaattttaatataccaAACAAAACCTGAACCAATAACAAGAAAGCAGATGTTTGCAGGCGTGCACACTATATTTAGTGTTCAATCAAAATTAATGTATGAGCCCTTTCAAATGATGTTCTTGGCCAAGTACCATGTCTATTCTTTCGGATTTTATATTAGCATGGGAGCCTTTCAGCTTGTACTGCTTACACTCCTAGATCTTCTGGACAAATAGCTGCATTAGCCGATACACCTAAATTCATCTAAAAAAGGCTCACTCATCATCTATAGATTACAAAAAACAAAGGCATTTCTCTGAACAAAAGGACAAGAAAAACCTTATGAACAGAATAGGATCTCTAGCTATGTGCATTTTTTAAAGTACGCCCCTagaggatttatatatatatatcagtaggACCCTAGAGGAATTATAGAATGCCTTTATGCATCATGTGAGCCAAAGAACAACCAACAGAATATAAACAGTGAACCTATGTTTTACTAGAACctgaaaaaatctattaaataaaaattacgcACTTCCTGTTGCAATCAGCACGGGACGATAGGTCCACCGTCCATATCTGCCAAGCCAATTGTCCAGACGCAGCtgccaaaaatatataatatggccACCCTGCTCCagaatgtttttgtttttcagaaaaagaaaaagattatcATAAGTGAATTACAACTAACAGAAAGTAGCAAACATAGAGAGCATGATAAATACCAATCCCAGCATTAAATCCACTGAGGGTGAGGCTACTGATGCATGCAATTCCAAAGCCGGTAATCCACTCCTTTGTTAAATCCCCAAATCTCAAAGCCGTAGATTTAACACCCACTTTCAAGTCATCTTCTTTATCCTGAATGCAAGTTAGATAAAGTATTTGTTAGGTAGCAAGGAGAAATGCATTTTCTCTAACAATGATTTCATACTTCAATAAACTTGACAGTTTTGTAAGTAAGCCACGGACCCTTCATATCATGATAAAAAAGTGTACGAAACACTGCTTGAACAAACTGAACTCCTCGGAATAAATTACAACCTCCTAAgatttccattttacttataaaaaaaaaattacaacaacctcctaagatttaaaaataaataaataaataaattaaagaaaaaagggaagaagaagaaggaggaaATAAAAGCATCTAAAACTAAactttaaatttcaaaaaaaaaaaaagaaaaaaaaaagtttacttTTTCCATGATAAAAGTCAAAACAgctgaaaattttcatttaaaaaaataaaaataaaaaactacatTGACCAccccatcccccccccccccccccccccccccccccccccaaaacaacaaaaataaacttgACAGTTTTGTAAGCCACGGACCCTTCATATCATAATAAAAAGTCTAAGAAACACAGCTTGAACAAACTGAACTCGTCAGAATAAATTACAACCTCCTAAgatttccattttacttataaaaaaaaaattacaacaacctcctaagatttaaaaaatcaataaataaaaataaaaataaaaagggaagaagaagaagaaggaaataaaaGCATCTAAAACTAAactttaaatttcaaaaaaaaaaaagagaaaaagaaaaaaaaaagttacttttTCCATGATAAAAGTCAAAACAgctgaaaattttcatttaaaaaaataaaaataaaaatataaaactacatagacaacaccccccccccccccccccccccccccccccccccccccccccaccaaaCAACCCaagtatataataaacaaaatttgtatTTATGGAAAAGAACCTGAGCTTTGGATTTGCTgaatgctaactccaaaagctCTAGTCTATAGACAAAACCATTAGAAGAGTTTGTCTTAGGAAATCTCATTGTATTCATGCATGTCAGTTCGCTTACATGAAGCAGTTGGAGAATGTGTAAGAAAGTATGATTATAGCCTCCGAAAGATATTAAATTATACCTGATGTGCATATATTGTGTCATACACAAGAGTCCAAAATACTCCAGAAATGTATAATGGGAACACTATAGCTGGTTCTAGACTTCCTTTAATTGCAGCCCACCCTAATAAAGCACCCCAATTAAAGGTGAGACCTAGATAGGCTTGAGGCTGCAGTGATATATTTGCATTGTCAGAATACTAGTCAAAACTCATGAAATGCTGAttcaaggaaagaaaaaaacaaagttgTACTTGCATGTGTTAACAGAATTGGACAACAAACAACATTACCCAAAATGTAAACCTCTTCATTAGGGGATAGGAGAAGACTAGCAACAGGGATGAAGCCCCCAAAATACGGCTGGCAGAAGTAGACAAGCCACATCAATTTGCAAGGACCACACACACTTAATAGTATCAGTAAAGAGCTGATTTAACCAAATTTGCAAGCAAAAACTGAGGATATGAAGAAAATTCATAGATTGCATGAAATTGCTATATTTAAAAAGCATCTATTGAAAAATTTTGTTCAACCAGATTTTGCAGGAAGAATAAACCAAAAGTTGTATCAAGATCTTGAAAAAACTTGAAATCGGTCCTAATCTTGTTCACGGTTTGGTAAGCTAATAAACTTGTGGCAAACCCTAggattggctcaagtggtaaaggccttgggcttgggggtatgctccccccaaatccaaggttcaaatcccttgggtgcaaacaatttctaaggGCCATCGGATTGGGAgattttctccttgaattatccgatgtgcacttgcgggaaattCCTTACCGAGGGCCTatgcacccccgggattagtcggAAAATTGTTCctggacacctggtgccaataaaaaaaagctAATAAACTTGTTGCTAGTTTCCCCCATTCAATGGAGTCATACCATGAGAACTTGCCTCTATATGAAGGAAAATAGTTATTGCCTCAATTTGATATTCTTCATAAATTACTCTCTTAAGCCTTAAAAGGTTAGATATTCAATTTCAATGAACATTTGTTGAAGAGAAACAAGAAATCCTACTGATTGTTTCCCAGGATCCCTCTCGCATGAAGATAGATGCCCTCGGTTCTAGACACAAAATGTTACAAAAAAAGTTGGTAATTTATCAGCTCAAGGATCACACATGAAAATGCCACTAACCTATAATTATCCAATTGAAGAAGAATCTCAAGGCCCAAAAGCAACTGAAACCCAAGAAAACAAAGTCCTTGAAATGGTGACAAAAGACCACTTGCAATTGGTCGCAACTTTGTACGTTCCACCTGCATTACAGAAGGTTCTTGCATAATTATGCAAagtaaaatacttataaaaaaataagttggagtcaaatgaaaaatcatcaatcaaaaatcaaataaaaatatccttagtttccatattttctcaatcaaagaaagatggagggaaaaaatatcaatcacaaaataaactttacatctccaaattgaaaaagattcccaaaaattcaaattcaatatGACATGGTTGCAGGGATCAAGAGTATGGCAGTACAATGAGGACTAAATTAACTTTATAATGGCTGGAGAAAATTCAGATCCCTATTACTTCCGTCTCTAATTTTTGGGGGGCAAAATTACACATTACCATCCCCCAAACTATAACATCTTTTACAATAGGAAATTTTGGCTAGACACCCGCTCTGCTATGGTCTATTTCAATCTAGATACTTATGCATTTTTTATTAGCCATAGCCCCTACAGTATGCATTTATTAGCAATAGGACCTTCCGTCTATTTTCCATCAATCACGATTAACGAAACCATGAGTAGCAATCAGAGATCGCCACGTGgcaagttaattttttaaaaagtttattaatttttaaaaaaataataataaaaaaatctctgCCACCAATGGGTTCCATGGTGGCTTTGaagttttgtttttaagttttttgaaaattcaaaaaaaaaaaaaaaaaccctattaAAAAgatgtttattattttcaaataaaatttagttaaaattCTTGCCACATAACAGTCTCTGATTGGTCCACGTGGTTTCTATTAAAAATGGACGGAGAGACCTATTTCGAATAAACGCATACCACAAGGGGCTATGGTCATATCACAGGGAGTGTTAGATTAAGATTTCCTTTGCAATATGACCAAATTTTATAACTGCGTTACCAATCGTATCAACTTTGATGCCATCTTAAACTTTGTACGGCTATGTTTGGTTGTTAGAGTGAACTCAATCCATTCCAAATCAATCATTGATGGGACCCaatactttttcaactttccaaaaaaatgttaaagccatctcaacctacttcatatattcaaacacatatctcaaactatttacattcaaacacatctcaatgAGACCCATAAAATACTACTATCACATAACTCAGATCATCTGAGATCACCTTAGCATCCAAACATAACCTAAATAACTCGATCGAAACATCTCTATCTGGAGAGCAAGCACTAAAGTATGCTTTGGCCTTCAAAGAACTCAAATCTAAAAGCCGCAAACAaggtaaaggaaataaaagaggTCGTCCCTTACTCCATTCATACTGAATGGCGGGATGGGTGAGAAAGATGGTTATCAATACATTGTAAGACCAACATAAGCGATTGCAGATTTAGCAAGTCAGATTTGGTTTTGTTAGGTTAGAATAGACACCTATGCAGACTGGCAGACCAGGGCTCTAGGAACTTTAGGGGGAAAGCACGGATATCTCGATATTGAGGTAAGCTTGATTGTCTTATTGAGCGGTTGGCGGTTAACGTAGATCAGTGAATTCTTTCTTTTCCGTACACTATACAGGTACTTTTGGTAGTTATGGGAAGGGCAGCTAGGCTCACTCCCAAGTTTTTTCATTTGCAGTGGTCCCCACACAGAGCTAAACAATGTCCACTTTCCTACTAGAAATACACGATGTCTTATGGCCGGATCAATGGTGAAACTCATTCTCCTTCTTTAGTTATCTTTTTATGCTTTGTTTGTGCATGTGATTTAGTGCTGTgaaaatacaaattatattatatttgaaaaaaatagaaaatcacTTGTTGATTCACCAAATCGGGGGCTATAGTCTGCATCAAGTGGCCTCAATGGTATATAAAGACCATAGGCCAACTATCCACTTCATAatgcatgaaaataaaaatgatcaaatatttttttgataagtaaacaaagaaatcaagaacaaaaaTGATCAAATATTAAAGACAATGCTGATTGAATTAAACATTATGATGCACTCTTATCAACCtcaagcaaaataataataataataataattacccAAGTAGCAAATCTAATAGTGAAAGGTTTAAAACCTTCCATAAAAAATATGAGGTTGTAACACTAAACATATATACAGTGTTCAGAAAACAGATTCAATTACAAGTTTGAGAGCCTCCCAAAAATGGGTTAAACTATCTCCACCtccaaatatgaaaatgaaCATGTGCAATGATTGAAGATAGATCTGGGAATATAAATGATAACAGCTACACTATCCCGTCATCAAGTCCAACAATAGCACTCACAActaagtaaataatttttttctttcatgtcCGACCCATAAACAGCCAGTCCCCCAATAAAGGGGGAAGGTTGTGGTAGACCGACAGCAAATAGATAAGTTTATGATTTTGTTAAATCCAGTAAGCATGAATCCTAATTTAAACTAAACATGtttcatttcaaacaaaaaattggAATCTCAAGAAAACAAACATTTGGTCATGAAAAAAGTAAAGCCATTTCGCTTATTTGACGTGCTCACCAAATGACAACACATAATGCTCTGAATCACCACAAATATGCATAGAAACGTACTCATCAGACAAATTTTAGCAACTAAAACAAGCATTGTATCCCAGTATAAAATAACACGATTACATTTACCAGAAAGGGTAGAAATCAATGAGACTTACCATTATATCAATATCCCGATCAAGAAGATCATTTATGGTACATCCAGCACCCCTTAGAAGCAAAGCTCCACAACCAAACAGCGTCAACATCTTAAAATCAGGAAGCTGTCCTGGGGATGTGGCCAAGGTAATTGACCTAAACCAATAAACAACAGTTTCAGATCCCCAGTTAATAGCATTtatcaaaattacaatttaacACAGCACCCAAACTACttgtgatataaaaataaaaaaagttaatatgAGTGAATGGTCTATGaaattctaatatataattataaggaTGCATCAACAACAACACAATGTTTTTCTCCAAAGCCATCCCAGGGATCAAAATCAATTTGGCAAAGTCAGAATCAGTACCAGAAAGAGCGGTTTATAATTATGGAGGTTTGGCCTAATCTCAATTGTCGAGGACCATACTTGCCCATGAAATATCTGAAACTTTCATTGGGAGCGTCCTTCGAGGTACAATCCATCTCGGATGGCATTATCAAGAAAATACAACATTGCCTAGTTGGTTGGAAGCTACTCTATTAATCTAAAGGCGGGGTGTGTTATACCCTTGAGTTGTGTCACCTATGATAGAAAGACATGACTAGGACGTAAGGAATTTACGGAGGGAGATTATGATACCCTATGGTAAGTGAATATAGGTGGCCAATATTACTTAggagggagaagttcttgctctttc contains:
- the LOC122310247 gene encoding 4-hydroxybenzoate polyprenyltransferase, mitochondrial isoform X1, giving the protein MEWVEFGWWQAIPSLLVHHKVLCCRNLGDAPGEFFQMASFLFARSFRRLQKLTRFSSSSSSSLYLCPSLNSLSSPPIPTPNLNPNLTPNYCNPFRRYYRINPIFEFRRENLKLNWDFRSVAHISTSVRESEEDKGGSRPLKAEVSWIDLYLPKQARPYARLARLDKPIGTWLLAWPCMWSITLATSPGQLPDFKMLTLFGCGALLLRGAGCTINDLLDRDIDIMVERTKLRPIASGLLSPFQGLCFLGFQLLLGLEILLQLDNYSRILGASSLLLVFSYPLMKRFTFWPQAYLGLTFNWGALLGWAAIKGSLEPAIVFPLYISGVFWTLVYDTIYAHQDKEDDLKVGVKSTALRFGDLTKEWITGFGIACISSLTLSGFNAGIGWPYYIFLAAASGQLAWQIWTVDLSSRADCNRKFVSNKWFGAILFSGILFGRLLS